In Micromonospora sp. LH3U1, one genomic interval encodes:
- a CDS encoding futalosine hydrolase has translation MTGLLVVTAVPAEADAVRAGLTDATVTVTPVGVGPAVAGAATARLLALAEAAGRPYRAVVSVGVAGGFTGRAEVGDTVLGTASIAADLGAESPEGFIPVDELGMPPALLGGGSVVPTDPDLLEALRAALPAATTGPVLTVSTVTGTSASTEELRRRHPEAVAEAMEGYGVAVAAAQAGVPFAELRTISNPIGPRDRNAWRLREALTALTTAAPALR, from the coding sequence GTGACCGGCCTGCTGGTGGTGACTGCGGTACCAGCCGAGGCGGACGCGGTCCGCGCCGGGCTGACCGACGCCACCGTGACCGTCACCCCGGTCGGCGTGGGCCCGGCCGTCGCCGGGGCCGCCACCGCGCGACTGTTGGCGCTGGCCGAGGCCGCCGGACGCCCGTACCGCGCGGTGGTCAGCGTCGGCGTGGCCGGCGGCTTCACCGGGCGGGCCGAGGTCGGCGACACGGTGCTCGGCACCGCCAGCATCGCCGCCGACCTGGGCGCCGAGTCACCGGAGGGTTTCATCCCCGTCGACGAGCTGGGCATGCCGCCCGCGCTGCTCGGTGGCGGCAGCGTCGTGCCGACCGACCCGGACCTGCTGGAGGCACTGCGCGCCGCACTGCCGGCGGCCACGACCGGCCCGGTGCTCACGGTCAGCACGGTCACCGGCACCTCCGCCAGCACCGAGGAGCTGCGCCGGAGGCATCCGGAGGCGGTCGCCGAGGCCATGGAGGGGTACGGCGTGGCGGTCGCCGCCGCGCAGGCCGGGGTGCCCTTCGCCGAGCTGCGCACCATCTCCAACCCGATCGGCCCCCGCGACCGAAACGCCTGGCGACTGCGCGAAGCCCTCACCGCGCTGACCACGGCGGCCCCAGCGCTGCGCTGA